A genomic region of Rhodothermia bacterium contains the following coding sequences:
- a CDS encoding OmpA family protein, with the protein MRVKSFVFSTLLFLTGFTLSVIAQSNAYRGSQAYLGLSGGVYGYQGRYDLESAANTASTSKWYPGAALNASFPIRQNAVYFRGVLGASNFSGDTDFTYSQNAFGAKPVLWLESQAVFPIFRNGGKILPYLFGGFGAFVADPFEGFRKNTEVPGAGNNKPDRSAFSFPVAGLGVDFAATKKLSIFVEGTYRYHWNFFAKSPSHPFSTSFIAAGLRFGLPSKGGGSVTDQTPPEIPQPRDIPVYDPPSAEVPQTPPAPQVCTLSVLNSVNFNYNKDDLDAAAMSLLDENIAELNRNPLCCVRILGYTDEATSPAQALRISESRARKVYDYYVSKGVDASRLRMAAMGEAQPNCNKSDPGKGCRFNRRVESKPVDCKNLGQ; encoded by the coding sequence ATGCGTGTTAAGTCTTTTGTTTTTTCGACTTTATTGTTCCTCACTGGTTTCACCCTCTCGGTAATCGCCCAAAGCAATGCGTACCGCGGTAGCCAAGCCTATTTAGGGCTATCCGGTGGGGTTTATGGTTATCAGGGGCGTTATGATCTGGAAAGCGCGGCCAATACAGCCAGTACGTCCAAGTGGTATCCGGGTGCTGCCCTAAATGCCTCGTTTCCGATTCGTCAGAACGCGGTGTATTTCCGTGGCGTTTTGGGCGCTTCAAACTTTTCGGGCGATACGGATTTTACCTATTCTCAAAATGCGTTTGGCGCTAAACCCGTTTTATGGTTAGAATCACAAGCCGTTTTCCCGATTTTCAGGAACGGAGGCAAAATTTTGCCTTATCTCTTTGGTGGTTTTGGCGCTTTTGTAGCTGATCCATTTGAGGGTTTTCGTAAAAATACCGAAGTTCCCGGTGCAGGAAACAACAAACCAGACCGTTCCGCGTTTTCTTTCCCGGTTGCAGGCTTAGGCGTGGACTTTGCCGCCACGAAAAAGCTTTCGATTTTTGTGGAAGGAACCTATCGTTATCATTGGAATTTCTTCGCAAAAAGCCCCAGTCATCCCTTCAGCACCTCTTTTATTGCAGCGGGTCTCCGATTTGGTTTGCCGAGCAAAGGCGGTGGTTCTGTAACCGACCAAACCCCACCAGAAATTCCGCAGCCCCGCGACATTCCGGTGTATGACCCACCGTCTGCCGAGGTGCCCCAAACTCCTCCTGCACCACAAGTTTGTACCCTTTCGGTTTTGAATAGTGTGAACTTCAATTATAACAAAGACGATTTGGATGCCGCTGCAATGTCTTTGTTGGACGAAAACATCGCGGAGTTGAACCGTAATCCGCTGTGCTGCGTCCGGATTTTGGGCTACACCGACGAGGCAACATCTCCGGCACAAGCGCTCCGAATTTCCGAAAGCCGTGCTCGCAAAGTTTATGATTACTATGTCTCTAAAGGTGTAGATGCTTCGCGCCTTCGCATGGCGGCGATGGGTGAAGCACAGCCAAATTGTAACAAATCCGACCCCGGAAAAGGATGCCGCTTTAACCGCCGTGTAGAATCTAAACCTGTAGATTGCAAAAATTTAGGACAATAA
- a CDS encoding ZIP family metal transporter, protein MFLSVLITGLAALAANLLGIWGVRWKEAWAKRFEHDLISVAAGLVVGIAFLHFGPELAHHAPEQFAWMLVPFLGLYVLEHHFAPHFHHGHSHDDCENHHKEVGLMTALGFAIHSIFDGLAIGAGFAYDWTIGLMAALAILVHEIPEGIATYAILRYSGHSERSAFRNAALVAAITPLVAVVSFWLLPSNQHEVLGLAMALATGSLFYIGAADLLPEAAHKPGWRPTLLILAGLGIAYLLTFFGHHHG, encoded by the coding sequence ATGTTTTTATCTGTTTTGATTACGGGTTTAGCGGCATTGGCTGCCAATTTGTTGGGGATTTGGGGCGTCCGGTGGAAAGAGGCTTGGGCAAAGCGGTTTGAGCATGACCTCATATCGGTTGCGGCGGGATTGGTTGTGGGGATCGCTTTTTTGCATTTTGGCCCCGAATTGGCACATCATGCCCCAGAGCAATTTGCTTGGATGTTGGTTCCGTTTTTGGGGCTTTATGTTTTGGAGCATCACTTTGCCCCGCATTTCCATCATGGTCACTCCCACGACGATTGTGAAAACCATCATAAAGAAGTAGGCTTGATGACCGCACTTGGCTTTGCGATCCACTCCATCTTCGATGGATTGGCCATTGGTGCTGGGTTTGCCTACGACTGGACGATTGGGCTTATGGCGGCTTTGGCCATTTTGGTTCATGAGATTCCTGAAGGGATTGCCACCTATGCCATTTTACGATATAGTGGTCATTCAGAGAGGAGCGCTTTTAGAAATGCAGCCTTGGTGGCGGCCATTACGCCTTTAGTGGCCGTTGTAAGTTTTTGGTTATTGCCCAGTAACCAACATGAGGTACTGGGTTTGGCTATGGCGCTTGCAACGGGTTCACTGTTCTACATTGGAGCGGCAGACCTCTTGCCGGAAGCAGCACATAAACCCGGTTGGCGACCCACTTTGCTTATCCTTGCAGGGCTTGGCATTGCATATCTACTGACATTTTTCGGGCATCATCATGGATGA
- the hrcA gene encoding heat-inducible transcription repressor HrcA, with the protein MAHSSSHHSGRILTDREQAVLRAVVQRFIQTADPVGSRTLSKEFIQGLSAATIRNTMSDLEEWGYLDHPYTSAGRVPTDMGYRTYVDDLMDVVQIPASEALIIREEIAGAARDTERLLRETAKLLGKFTNLLAIALTPRLSKGILHRLDVVPLASDRAMFIISVEGGLVKTIVLEVASELNRFELDRVMVLLNERLSGLTLDEIRRTFAPRMRDLSASDPTGVVKLVMQKADVLFNELPEERRVQLSGTTHLMHQPEFREPDQIQRIMGLIEHEEVVVQLLERHATLAKDAQEQIRITIGRENKAEAVDSYSLITTNYKMNNAIGTISLIGPRRMDYARAVALIEYVSKLLGKI; encoded by the coding sequence ATGGCACATTCTTCTTCTCATCATAGTGGGAGAATTCTGACAGACCGCGAGCAAGCGGTTTTGCGTGCGGTGGTACAACGTTTTATCCAAACGGCAGATCCGGTAGGCTCCCGTACCTTATCCAAGGAGTTTATTCAGGGTTTGAGTGCTGCAACCATACGCAATACCATGAGCGATCTGGAAGAATGGGGGTATCTGGATCATCCATATACCTCCGCAGGTCGTGTTCCGACGGACATGGGTTATCGGACATATGTAGATGACTTGATGGACGTCGTGCAGATTCCGGCCTCGGAAGCCCTCATTATTCGAGAAGAAATCGCGGGTGCTGCTCGAGATACCGAGCGGCTACTTCGCGAGACGGCCAAATTATTGGGTAAGTTCACCAATTTATTGGCCATTGCCCTCACACCACGACTTTCTAAGGGCATCCTTCACCGCTTGGATGTCGTTCCCTTGGCATCCGATCGGGCGATGTTCATTATCAGTGTGGAAGGTGGCTTGGTAAAAACCATTGTGCTGGAAGTAGCTTCGGAGCTTAACCGGTTTGAATTAGACAGAGTGATGGTGTTGCTTAATGAACGGCTTTCGGGGTTGACCTTAGACGAAATCCGACGAACCTTTGCACCGAGAATGCGGGATTTATCGGCCTCAGATCCCACAGGCGTTGTAAAATTGGTGATGCAAAAGGCGGATGTTTTGTTCAACGAATTGCCGGAAGAGCGGCGGGTTCAACTGAGCGGCACAACACACCTAATGCACCAACCGGAGTTTAGGGAGCCGGATCAGATCCAGCGGATTATGGGCTTGATTGAGCATGAAGAAGTGGTGGTGCAGTTATTAGAGCGTCATGCAACTTTGGCAAAAGATGCGCAAGAACAGATTAGAATTACCATTGGGCGCGAAAATAAAGCGGAAGCAGTGGATTCTTACTCCTTGATTACGACCAACTACAAAATGAACAACGCCATTGGTACGATCAGCCTAATTGGCCCTCGAAGAATGGATTATGCCCGTGCAGTTGCCTTAATTGAATATGTATCAAAACTTTTGGGCAAAATCTGA
- a CDS encoding nucleotide exchange factor GrpE — protein MEQTEKLDSTSQVNDAEKKAIAREMATMLDDEEAARIAVTAIDELAEKDNQITALQEEVSQLKDMLTRQVADFQNYRRRMEQESARQKQFGREEVLMGFLEVYDDFRRSMEAAEKVEEQSNNQPAFLALKSGVALIFENFSKQLNRLSVETIVAVGQPFDENFHEALMQQPAPEGTASGTVLNELQTGYKIGERVIRHAKVIVAA, from the coding sequence ATGGAACAAACGGAAAAGTTGGACAGCACTTCGCAGGTAAACGATGCGGAAAAAAAGGCGATTGCCCGCGAAATGGCGACGATGTTGGATGACGAAGAAGCCGCCCGAATTGCCGTAACGGCTATAGACGAACTGGCGGAAAAAGACAACCAAATTACCGCACTTCAGGAAGAGGTCAGCCAATTAAAAGACATGCTTACAAGGCAAGTTGCGGACTTCCAGAACTACCGCCGGAGGATGGAGCAAGAAAGTGCCCGCCAGAAGCAATTTGGCCGAGAAGAGGTACTGATGGGGTTTCTGGAGGTATATGACGACTTTCGCCGCTCGATGGAGGCCGCAGAAAAGGTGGAAGAACAGAGCAATAACCAGCCGGCCTTCTTGGCACTTAAATCCGGTGTTGCGCTCATCTTCGAGAACTTCAGTAAACAACTGAACCGCCTTTCGGTAGAGACCATTGTAGCAGTTGGTCAGCCCTTCGACGAAAACTTCCACGAGGCCCTGATGCAACAGCCAGCCCCTGAAGGCACTGCTTCGGGAACGGTCTTGAACGAATTACAAACCGGATATAAAATTGGGGAGCGGGTGATACGCCATGCCAAAGTGATCGTTGCGGCATAA
- the dnaJ gene encoding molecular chaperone DnaJ: MRDFYEVLGVSKSASADEIKKAYRSQAMKFHPDRNPGDKEAEAKFKEAAAAYEVLSDADKRQRYDRFGHAGVSGNAGGGPGGFGSEQDIEDIFRNFGDIFGGHSIFDGVFGGGGGARRSRAGQRGVPGGNLRAKLQLTLEDMADGVEKKINVKKYVACKTCNATGSTDGDAGYAKCGTCSGTGEVRQVARSVFGQFVNVSACPTCNGEGRVVKNKCRACNGDGRVIGEDVVTISVPAGATDQITMTVRGGGHTGLRGGPAGDLSVEFEEVTHEHLVREGLNLYYELHLSMVDAALGADIEVPTLKGRVKMVIDPGTQSGKLLRLRGKGIPDVHNRAQRGDQIVRVQVWTPKNLTTEEIRLLEKLRHAQGVQPQPNKAEDKKSFFSRIFS; encoded by the coding sequence ATGAGAGATTTTTACGAGGTGCTTGGGGTTTCAAAATCAGCAAGTGCCGATGAGATTAAAAAGGCTTACCGTAGCCAAGCCATGAAATTCCACCCAGACCGCAATCCGGGAGACAAGGAGGCCGAGGCCAAGTTTAAAGAAGCTGCAGCAGCGTATGAAGTGCTTTCCGATGCGGATAAACGCCAGCGCTATGACCGATTTGGCCATGCCGGTGTGAGTGGGAATGCAGGCGGAGGGCCGGGTGGCTTTGGTAGCGAACAAGACATCGAGGATATTTTCCGAAATTTCGGAGACATCTTTGGCGGCCATAGCATTTTTGACGGCGTCTTTGGTGGCGGTGGCGGGGCGCGACGTTCGCGTGCTGGCCAACGGGGTGTACCCGGCGGCAATCTCAGGGCGAAGCTACAACTAACGCTCGAAGACATGGCTGATGGCGTAGAAAAGAAAATCAACGTCAAGAAGTATGTGGCGTGTAAGACGTGCAATGCTACGGGAAGTACCGATGGCGATGCCGGTTACGCCAAATGTGGTACGTGTAGCGGCACGGGCGAAGTTCGGCAAGTGGCCAGGTCGGTCTTTGGGCAGTTTGTCAATGTAAGTGCTTGCCCTACCTGCAACGGCGAAGGACGGGTGGTTAAAAACAAGTGCCGTGCCTGCAATGGCGACGGACGTGTCATAGGCGAAGACGTTGTCACCATCAGCGTTCCGGCGGGTGCAACCGACCAAATTACCATGACCGTGCGTGGTGGAGGACATACGGGTCTTCGCGGTGGGCCTGCTGGAGATTTAAGCGTGGAATTTGAGGAAGTGACACACGAACACTTGGTACGGGAGGGCCTAAATCTGTATTATGAACTCCATCTTTCGATGGTGGATGCTGCGCTTGGGGCTGATATCGAAGTGCCAACCCTCAAAGGCCGTGTTAAAATGGTCATTGATCCAGGTACGCAATCTGGTAAATTGCTCCGCCTGCGTGGCAAAGGCATTCCAGATGTCCACAATCGCGCTCAACGAGGCGATCAGATCGTGCGTGTACAAGTATGGACGCCCAAAAATTTAACGACGGAAGAAATCCGCCTACTCGAAAAACTGCGCCATGCACAAGGTGTACAGCCCCAGCCAAATAAGGCTGAGGACAAGAAGTCTTTTTTTAGTCGGATTTTCAGCTAA
- a CDS encoding flavin reductase, producing the protein MSQPTNQSTIDGEQLRAIMRSVASPVIVITTVVGENVWGITLGSFASVSLAPPLICFNISRSSRMHDFLLQAERYAIHLLGADDVSLSGRFSNPKRNAETMFEGLNLHTADDGLPLIQGTIGILLCKPFSRHDAGDSSLFLGEVIETRNLNPDKMPLLFYSRSYRTVSDIPITT; encoded by the coding sequence ATGAGCCAACCAACCAACCAATCCACCATAGACGGTGAACAACTGCGCGCCATCATGCGATCGGTTGCTTCGCCTGTTATCGTTATCACCACCGTTGTCGGTGAAAATGTTTGGGGAATTACGTTAGGTTCTTTTGCCAGTGTTTCTTTAGCGCCACCATTGATATGTTTTAACATCTCCCGAAGTTCTCGGATGCATGATTTCCTCTTGCAAGCAGAGCGGTATGCGATTCATTTGCTTGGTGCGGATGATGTCTCTCTTTCGGGTCGGTTTTCAAACCCGAAACGTAATGCCGAGACCATGTTTGAGGGGCTAAATCTCCATACAGCAGACGACGGTTTGCCGCTCATACAAGGAACGATTGGCATCCTCTTGTGTAAGCCTTTTTCTCGTCACGATGCCGGAGACAGTTCGCTGTTTCTCGGCGAAGTGATTGAGACGCGCAACTTAAACCCAGACAAGATGCCTTTACTGTTTTATAGCCGATCTTATAGAACCGTAAGTGACATTCCTATTACCACATAA
- the rlmB gene encoding 23S rRNA (guanosine(2251)-2'-O)-methyltransferase RlmB translates to MGGRNPVREALEAGQTLEKIFLKQGMDERVAGEIRALAGRANVPIMVVPIEKLNRLDPDLNHQGVVAQRSAVRYWDLEDMLASIAPSVGAVQKEKPLLVLLDQIEDPQNFGAIIRSAVAAGASGIIIPERHMAPLSAVAIKASAGAALHIPIAKVVNLADVIHQLKERGYWIAGLAGKGEQNIWQIDWDRPFALVIGNEGKGIRDRVEKSCDYLASIPMAPGVESLNASVAAGVALFAVVQSRVSGLA, encoded by the coding sequence ATCGGCGGTCGTAACCCCGTTCGTGAAGCACTTGAAGCCGGGCAAACCCTCGAAAAAATCTTTCTCAAACAAGGCATGGATGAGCGTGTGGCCGGAGAGATTCGGGCACTGGCAGGTCGTGCCAATGTGCCCATCATGGTTGTTCCGATAGAAAAATTAAACCGATTAGACCCCGATCTCAACCATCAAGGCGTGGTTGCCCAGCGTTCGGCGGTTCGTTATTGGGACTTAGAAGACATGCTGGCATCTATAGCCCCTTCGGTTGGCGCTGTTCAGAAGGAAAAACCCCTTTTGGTTCTTTTGGATCAAATAGAAGATCCCCAGAATTTTGGCGCCATTATCCGTTCTGCCGTTGCTGCTGGGGCAAGCGGCATCATCATTCCAGAGCGCCATATGGCTCCGCTAAGTGCCGTAGCGATTAAAGCCAGTGCCGGAGCCGCCCTCCACATCCCCATTGCCAAAGTGGTCAATCTCGCGGACGTTATCCACCAACTTAAAGAACGCGGCTATTGGATTGCAGGCTTGGCGGGAAAAGGCGAGCAGAACATTTGGCAAATAGACTGGGATCGGCCTTTTGCATTGGTGATTGGGAACGAAGGGAAGGGGATCCGTGATCGGGTTGAAAAGTCATGCGATTATTTGGCCTCCATTCCAATGGCTCCCGGCGTGGAGTCCCTAAATGCTTCGGTAGCCGCGGGCGTAGCCCTGTTCGCGGTTGTCCAAAGTCGGGTAAGCGGATTGGCTTAA
- a CDS encoding flippase-like domain-containing protein, translated as MKQKLTYFLSFALALVLMWLALRGVSFEQLWISLRDANYLWLGPTVLAMVLSHWFRAWRWKLMLDHLPEARASKKKASFRFPLYAIFISYMVNYALPRVGELVRVGSIARKEQLSFSGVLGTVVADRTSDVLVLLLGFLSLIPLAHDKLLATYTRYLAPVVNWITSGLGLLVLALFIVASVIGLWLFRRSLKDRESRFSRIWHGFSAGFATYIQTPKQGQMLFSTLLMWGSYALMVLFSAYLLQLDKIISWNFQDSWVLLIIGSITSMIPTPGGVGGYHVIIRWAMVTLWGFSDEHAVAFAIVTHAAQMLVYTFFGVISLLLQGETLFGLFQYTLPNKTSETP; from the coding sequence ATGAAACAAAAACTGACGTACTTTTTAAGTTTCGCACTGGCACTTGTTTTAATGTGGTTGGCCTTACGCGGGGTCTCGTTCGAGCAACTCTGGATTTCGCTAAGGGATGCAAACTACCTATGGCTGGGGCCTACGGTGTTGGCGATGGTACTGAGCCATTGGTTCCGAGCGTGGCGCTGGAAGTTGATGTTAGACCATTTGCCGGAAGCGCGTGCATCGAAAAAAAAGGCGTCCTTCCGGTTCCCTTTATATGCCATTTTTATCTCGTATATGGTAAACTATGCCTTACCACGGGTAGGTGAATTGGTTCGTGTCGGCAGTATTGCGCGTAAAGAACAGTTGTCTTTCTCTGGCGTTTTGGGAACCGTGGTTGCCGACCGCACCTCGGATGTGCTGGTGTTATTGCTGGGCTTTCTCAGCCTTATCCCCCTTGCGCATGATAAACTTTTGGCTACTTATACCCGTTATCTTGCACCAGTGGTAAATTGGATAACCTCTGGGTTGGGGCTTTTGGTATTGGCTCTGTTTATTGTAGCTTCAGTAATTGGTTTGTGGCTGTTTCGCAGGTCGCTTAAGGACAGAGAAAGCCGCTTCTCGCGCATATGGCATGGATTTTCAGCCGGCTTTGCCACCTATATCCAAACACCCAAACAAGGCCAAATGCTATTCTCTACTTTGCTAATGTGGGGAAGCTACGCCTTGATGGTGCTTTTTTCTGCCTATTTGCTCCAATTAGATAAAATTATTTCATGGAACTTTCAGGACTCTTGGGTATTGCTGATCATCGGCTCTATAACCAGTATGATTCCTACGCCGGGGGGCGTTGGGGGGTATCATGTGATAATTCGTTGGGCAATGGTCACACTTTGGGGCTTCTCGGATGAACATGCGGTGGCCTTTGCCATTGTGACACATGCAGCACAAATGCTTGTTTACACCTTTTTTGGGGTGATCAGTTTGCTTTTACAGGGCGAAACCCTCTTTGGGTTGTTCCAATACACCCTACCCAATAAAACGTCGGAAACTCCTTAA
- a CDS encoding outer membrane lipoprotein carrier protein LolA, translating to MKRSLLFIGFALFIGFFTASNAQNAQDVLNRMKAKYDATGAMKATFSQTMSQGSKSRSMSGTILMQKSKYRVETGDQTLVTDGKTTWAYSRQQKRVLIDHYQADENAFSPDMFFMKQSSRFNVQKLTDQKINGADCFQMKFTPKSGDAAMKETIIWVRKSDTMPIRLSLLDQNNTRTLITLNNVQKNPAIQASSFTFSAPKGVQVVDLR from the coding sequence ATGAAAAGATCGCTGTTATTTATCGGCTTTGCCTTGTTTATCGGCTTTTTTACGGCCTCCAATGCACAAAATGCACAAGACGTTTTGAACCGAATGAAGGCCAAATATGATGCTACAGGTGCAATGAAGGCCACCTTCTCGCAAACCATGAGCCAAGGGAGTAAATCGCGAAGCATGAGCGGAACCATCCTGATGCAAAAAAGCAAGTACCGTGTAGAAACCGGCGACCAGACGCTCGTAACTGACGGCAAGACCACTTGGGCCTATTCCCGACAACAAAAGCGGGTGCTGATTGATCATTATCAGGCAGACGAAAACGCATTCTCGCCGGACATGTTCTTCATGAAACAGTCGAGCCGCTTTAACGTGCAAAAATTGACAGACCAGAAGATTAATGGTGCAGATTGCTTCCAGATGAAATTTACGCCCAAATCCGGAGATGCGGCGATGAAAGAAACCATTATTTGGGTGCGCAAGTCAGACACCATGCCGATACGACTGAGCTTGTTGGATCAAAACAATACCCGAACGCTGATCACCCTCAATAATGTTCAAAAAAATCCGGCCATCCAAGCAAGTTCGTTTACGTTTTCAGCACCAAAAGGGGTGCAGGTGGTGGATTTACGCTAA
- a CDS encoding M20/M25/M40 family metallo-hydrolase, which translates to MKKQLLVWAYLFTPFLLIAQSAEEALALDEVTDHIQFIASDDLRGRKPGTPGIDIAARYIAHHFEAYGLRQVSGVDGWFQTVPFATSIPPQTGTISLNGKTFTQGENLLARDGSRTELNAPVVFAGYGWVDEKAGLDDFKNKDVRGKIVVVKMGTPNDASPGAAFNAGKKKKQFAKERGALAVIEVYDLAFPWNNAKNFVGRRQATVDDGIRFPHFWLKPDDATAFLQQSTSMLTAQISSPGVVFNGFPSYNVMGIVEGSDPKLKNEYILLTAHYDHVGVGRPHPVAKADSIYNGARDNGMGTVAIITAAKALAAQRPKRSVLIVALTAEEMGLVGSRYLADHPVVPLNNIVFNLNIDNGGWNDTGLITVVGLERTTAAADIKQGVTDFGLRVIDDPAGEQGLFDRSDNVSFAAKGIPAPTFSAGFTAFDEQIMKYYHQAIDQPDENFDFAYLLKYCQTYARVARYIANREERPFWVQGDKYEAVGKSLYGR; encoded by the coding sequence ATGAAAAAACAACTTCTGGTATGGGCGTATTTATTTACCCCTTTTTTATTGATTGCACAATCCGCAGAAGAAGCCCTGGCCCTTGATGAAGTGACGGATCATATTCAGTTTATTGCCTCCGACGATTTGCGCGGACGGAAGCCCGGAACACCGGGTATTGATATTGCGGCACGCTACATTGCCCATCATTTCGAAGCGTATGGCCTCAGGCAAGTTTCTGGTGTGGATGGCTGGTTCCAAACCGTACCCTTTGCCACCTCTATCCCGCCCCAAACCGGAACCATCTCGTTAAACGGTAAAACCTTTACACAAGGGGAGAACCTCTTGGCGAGAGATGGTTCCAGAACGGAATTGAACGCTCCCGTCGTCTTTGCAGGTTACGGCTGGGTGGACGAAAAAGCGGGGCTGGATGATTTTAAAAACAAAGATGTACGGGGCAAAATTGTGGTGGTAAAAATGGGGACGCCCAACGATGCTAGCCCTGGTGCAGCATTTAATGCGGGGAAAAAGAAAAAACAATTTGCAAAAGAACGTGGCGCACTCGCAGTGATCGAGGTGTACGACTTGGCCTTCCCTTGGAACAACGCGAAAAACTTTGTAGGAAGGCGACAAGCCACCGTAGATGATGGGATTCGGTTCCCACATTTTTGGTTAAAACCCGATGACGCCACAGCTTTTTTACAACAAAGCACTTCTATGTTGACCGCCCAAATTAGCAGTCCGGGGGTTGTTTTTAATGGTTTCCCAAGCTACAATGTCATGGGCATTGTTGAAGGTAGCGATCCCAAACTCAAGAACGAATACATTTTGCTCACAGCGCACTACGACCATGTGGGCGTAGGAAGACCTCACCCCGTTGCAAAAGCAGATAGCATCTATAATGGTGCGCGTGACAATGGTATGGGTACGGTGGCCATTATTACAGCAGCGAAAGCACTCGCAGCGCAGCGGCCAAAACGCTCGGTCTTGATTGTTGCACTTACTGCCGAAGAAATGGGCCTTGTTGGAAGTCGCTACCTCGCCGATCATCCAGTTGTTCCGCTTAATAACATTGTTTTCAACCTCAATATTGACAATGGAGGTTGGAATGATACAGGCTTAATTACCGTCGTAGGTTTGGAGCGAACAACAGCAGCGGCGGATATTAAGCAGGGTGTTACTGATTTTGGGCTTCGGGTGATTGATGATCCCGCCGGAGAACAAGGGCTTTTTGACAGGTCTGATAACGTTAGCTTTGCCGCAAAAGGAATCCCCGCACCCACCTTTAGTGCCGGATTTACAGCTTTCGACGAGCAGATCATGAAATATTATCATCAGGCCATTGACCAACCAGACGAAAATTTCGATTTTGCTTACTTGCTGAAATATTGCCAAACCTATGCCCGTGTAGCGCGATATATTGCCAATCGAGAAGAGCGGCCTTTCTGGGTACAAGGCGATAAATACGAGGCTGTAGGAAAAAGTCTTTACGGACGTTAG
- the coaD gene encoding pantetheine-phosphate adenylyltransferase, with amino-acid sequence MSSLALYAGSFDPFTLGHLDVLEQALKVFDKVCVTVAVNSTKTSLFTSEERCRLIQAATSHLQGVEVNIFEGLLVDHAIRLGATALIRGIRQMSDFDYEFRMAVANRRLSPEIVTVVLIPDPSHLVTSSSLVREIWRWGGDVTPYVPTVVLNALREKQHLER; translated from the coding sequence ATGTCATCATTGGCGTTATATGCCGGAAGTTTTGATCCGTTCACACTGGGACATTTAGATGTCTTGGAGCAAGCCCTCAAGGTATTTGACAAGGTGTGCGTAACGGTGGCCGTTAATAGTACCAAAACGTCTCTCTTTACTTCGGAAGAAAGGTGCAGGCTCATTCAGGCTGCAACCTCGCATCTACAAGGTGTTGAAGTGAATATTTTCGAGGGACTATTGGTTGACCATGCCATCCGTTTGGGTGCAACAGCCTTGATTCGGGGCATCCGCCAGATGAGCGATTTTGATTATGAATTTCGGATGGCGGTTGCCAATCGGAGGCTTTCCCCAGAAATTGTAACCGTCGTGCTCATCCCCGATCCAAGCCATTTGGTGACGTCCTCCTCGTTGGTCAGGGAGATTTGGCGATGGGGCGGGGATGTTACGCCCTATGTACCAACTGTAGTTTTGAATGCTCTTCGAGAAAAACAGCACCTTGAGCGGTAA